In Falco naumanni isolate bFalNau1 chromosome 5, bFalNau1.pat, whole genome shotgun sequence, the following are encoded in one genomic region:
- the LPCAT3 gene encoding lysophospholipid acyltransferase 5, with product MAVAGSGWGLAQLAEALGSSEQALRLIVSILMGYPFALFQRYFLFQKETYLVHLYNVFTGLSIAYFNFGMQFFHSLLCVLIQFLILRLMGRTITAVFTTFFFQMTYLMAGYYFTATEHYDIKWTMPHCVLTLKLIGLAIDYYDGGKDLEFLTPEQRRFAVRGVPTLLEVSGFSYFYGAFMVGPQFSMTDYQKLARGEMTDVQGQRPNSFVPALKRLSLGLLFLVTYTLSSLYVSDEYLISDDYMEKPFWFRCGYILIWGKIILYKYVTCWLVTEGVCILVGLGYNGKDQNGKPLWNACANMKVWLYETTPLFTGTIASFNINTNAWVARYIFKRLKFLGNKLLSQALALLFLAVWHGLHSGYLVCFQMELLIVIVERQVINLVRDSPLLSTLASITALQPLFYVLQQANHWMFMGYSLVPFCLFTWDKWMKVYRSIYFFGHVLFLTLLLVLPYIRRAIVPRKEKLKKAE from the exons GATATCCTTTTGCCTTGTTCCAGCGCTATTTCCTCTTCCAGAAGGAGACCTACCTCGTTCATCTCTACAATGTGTTCACGGGACTCTCAATTGCTTACTTCAATTTTG GGATGCAGTTCTTTCACTCCCTGCTATGTGTCCTAATCCAGTTCCTCATACTGAGACTAATGGGTCGCACAATCACTGCCGTCTTCACCACGTTCTTCTTTCAGATG ACATACCTTATGGCCGGGTATTACTTCACAGCCACAGAACATTATGACATCAAGTGGACAATGCCACATTGTGTCTTGACGCTCAAGTTGATCG GTCTGGCCATCGATTACTATGATGGAGGAAAAGATCTG GAGTTCCTGACCCCTGAGCAGCGGCGATTTGCTGTCCGGGGAGTTCCTACCTTGCTGGAGGTCTCAGGATTCTCTTATTTCTATGGTGCCTTCATGGTGGGGCCTCAGTTCTCCATGACAGACTATCAGAAACTGGCAAGGGGTGAGATGACTGACGTTCAAGGCCAGAGACCCAATAG tttTGTGCCTGCTCTCAAGCGCCTGAGTCTGGGTCTCTTGTTTCTAGTAACCTATACCTTGTCAAGCCTGTACGTCTCTGATGAATACCTCATCTCAGATGATTATATG GAGAAGCCTTTCTGGTTCCGCTGTGGTTACATATTGATCTGGGGCAAAATTATACTCTACAAATATGTAACTTGCTGGCTTGTTACG GAAGGTGTCTGCATCCTTGTTGGTCTGGGGTACAATGGGAAGGACCAGAATGGAAAGCCTTTGTGGAACGCCTGTGCCAACATGAAGGTCTGGCTGTATGAGACAACACCTTTGTTCACAGGGACCATTGCATCTTTCAACATCAACACCAATGCTTGGGTGGCCCG CTACATCTTCAAGCGCCTGAAGTTCCTGGGTAACAAACTGCTGTCACAGGCGCTGGCCCTGTTATTCCTGGCTGTTTGGCACGGGCTGCACTCCGGCTACCTGGTGTGCTTTCAGATGGAGCTGCTTATAGTCATCGTTGAAAGACAG GTCATAAACCTTGTCCGGGACAGTCCTCTCCTAAGCACTCTAGCCTCCATCACTGCCTTGCAGCCCCTCTTCTACGTGCTGCAGCAGGCTAACCACTGGATGTTTATGGGTTACTCTCTGGTGCCATTTTGCCTTTTCACCTGGGACAAATGGATGAAG GTGTACAGgtctatttatttctttggcCATGTGTTGTTCCTCACCTTATTATTGGTGTTGCCTTACATTCGCAGAGCAATTGTGCCAcgaaaagaaaagctaaaaaaagcAGAGTAG
- the EMG1 gene encoding ribosomal RNA small subunit methyltransferase NEP1, giving the protein MAAPRRPREEEEEVAAGDVSLEAKRPRGQRRLLVVLEGASLETVKVGKTFELLNCDKHKALLLRNGRDPAEVRPDIAHQSLLMLMDSPLNRAGLLQVYIHTQKNVLIEVNPQTRIPRTFDRFCGLMVQLLHKLSVRAADGPQKLLKVIKNPVSDHLPVGCMKIGTSFAVPKVSDLRKLVPTAEPVAIVVGAFAHGSVNVDYTEKMVSISNYPLSAALTCAKITTAFEEVWGVV; this is encoded by the exons ATGGCGGCGCCCAGGCGGCCTcgtgaggaggaggaagaagtagCAGCTGGGGATGTCTCGTTGGAGGCCAAGCggccccgcgggcagcggcggctcTTGGTGGTGCTGGAGGGGGCGAGCCTAGAGACCGTGAAG GTGGGGAAGACGTTTGAGCTCCTCAACTGCGACAAGCACAAGGCGCTGCTGCTGCGGAACGGCCGGGACCCTGCGGAGGTGCGGCCCGACATCGCCCACCAG AGTCTCTTGATGCTCATGGACAGCCCGCTGAATCGGGCTGGTCTCCTGCAGGTTTATATCCACACCCAGAAGAATGTTCTAATTGAAGTCAACCCCCAAACCAGAATCCCGAGAACCTTTGATCGATTCTGCGGTCTCATGG TTCAGTTGCTGCATAAGCTCAGTGTTCGAGCAGCTGATGGGCCTCAGAAGTTGCTGAAG GTGATTAAAAATCCAGTCAGTGATCACCTCCCTGTGGGCTGTATGAAGATAGGTACCTCTTTTGCGGTTCCAAAGGTATCAGATCTGCGTAAACTGGTTCCTACAGCAGAGCCAGTTGCCATTGTTGTGGGAGCTTTTGCCCACGGTTCG gtCAATGTTGACTATACAGAAAAGATGGTCTCAATCAGCAACTATCCCCTCTCGGCTGCCCTGACGTGTGCTAAAATTACTACTGCCTTTGAGGAAGTCTGGGGCGTGGTATGA